One genomic window of Solanum dulcamara chromosome 10, daSolDulc1.2, whole genome shotgun sequence includes the following:
- the LOC129869733 gene encoding uncharacterized protein LOC129869733, protein MADFVCNNIIYRFGIPESIITDNAANLNSDLMKEICERFKIAHQNSITYRPQMNGAVETANKNIKKILRKIVDSHRQWHEKLPYALLGYRTTIRTSTGETPYILVYGLEAVIPAEVEIPSLRIIQELMLIDEKRMDAVCHSQPYQNRMAKAFNKKVKPRQFTLEQLVLKKIFPHQGEAKGKFAPNWQGPYMVHRVLSGGVVILAEMDGTVSTKPINSDSIKKYYI, encoded by the exons ATGGCAGACTTTGTTTGCAACAATATCATTTATCGGTTTGGGATTCCAGAATCAATTATAACAGATAATGCGGCCAATCTCAACAGCGATCTTATGAAGGAAATTTGTGAGCGATTTAAGATTGCTCATCAAAATTCCATAACTTATCGGCCGCAGATGAACGGAGCGGTCGAAACTGCAAAtaagaatatcaagaagattTTAAGGAAGATAGTGGATAGTCACAGACAATGGCATGAGAAGTTACCATATGCTCTGCTTGGTTATCGTACCACAATCAGAACCTCCACTGGGGAAACTCCTTATATTTTGGTTTATGGTTTAGAAGCAGTAATACCTGCTGAAGTGGAAATACCATCTTTGAGGATTATTCAAGAG TTGATGCTTATTGATGAGAAAAGAATGGACGCAGTTTGTCATAGTCAACCTTATCAAAATAGAATGGCCAAAGCATTCAACAAGAAAGTCAAACCTCGACAGTTCACACTGGAACAATTAGTATTGAAGAAGATATTTCCTCACCAAGGAGAAGCTAAGGGGAAATTCGCACCAAACTGGCAAGGTCCTTACATGGTTCATAGAGTATTATCTGGAGGAGTAGTAATCTTGGCAGAAATGGATGGCACAGTGAGTACGAAGCCAATCAACTCAGACTCCATCAAGAAGTACTATATCTGA